The genomic segment ATAAATTTTTAAGACTTCTCAAAACCTCATTTAAACTCGGGGCTTTAAACCATTCCCTTCCTGTTATTTCATTTGCAAAAGCTCTATAAATATCCTCTATTACTTTTTTTAATTCCTTAGGTAAACTTGGAGGAAAAACTTTTACAAAATTTTTCCATTTTATACTATCAATTTTTTTCGCTTTTTCCACTTCTTCAAACCATTCCGTTTTTCTGTAATAGATCCTTGCAATCTCTTTACTCACATGAATTCCCTCATAAGTAAACCTACATTCATCAAGTGTTCCTATTGCATCTACCACTATAATTTCCCTTTCTTCATTAAAACCAAACTCAAATTTCCCATCTTCATTAAAAAGATCCATTTTTTTAACTTCTTCTGAAATCAGGTTATTTATAAAAAGTGTTTTTTCCTTTATTTCCTCCATTTCCCTATCACTTAAACTTGCTATTTCCTTTGCTTCCTCAAAACCTATATATCTATCAGTTTCCTCAAGTTTTGTTGAAAAATCAATAAAAGGCTTTTCTAACCTTTCTCCTGGCTTTGGCATCCTATTTAAACCAATATCTAAAGGCTTTAATTTCCCCTCTTTTAATCTTTTAAAAACTGATGAGCCCTCTGGAAGTGAATTTCTGTAAATAACTTCAAGGGGAATCAAAAAGTTAAATCTCTCCTTTTTATAAATAGAATAATCATATTTTCCTTCT from the candidate division WOR-3 bacterium genome contains:
- the purC gene encoding phosphoribosylaminoimidazolesuccinocarboxamide synthase; this translates as MGSVKDLYVIKTPYEREPGLGRFIFSDRYSVFDWGEMPDHIEDKGKALCIVSSYFFEKLENLGIKTHYLGLLEDGKVKKLKDLKKPSNVMEIKLLRVLKPEIKEGKYDYSIYKKERFNFLIPLEVIYRNSLPEGSSVFKRLKEGKLKPLDIGLNRMPKPGERLEKPFIDFSTKLEETDRYIGFEEAKEIASLSDREMEEIKEKTLFINNLISEEVKKMDLFNEDGKFEFGFNEEREIIVVDAIGTLDECRFTYEGIHVSKEIARIYYRKTEWFEEVEKAKKIDSIKWKNFVKVFPPSLPKELKKVIEDIYRAFANEITGREWFKAPSLNEVLRSLKNL